One window of the Triticum dicoccoides isolate Atlit2015 ecotype Zavitan chromosome 3B, WEW_v2.0, whole genome shotgun sequence genome contains the following:
- the LOC119275937 gene encoding fimbrin-2-like, protein MGFDGLVVVSDPYLQRRFTQADLRALQAQYAGLRDTAPTGRLRLRDLPAALTGLGSPTAIAAGKGEALRGDAGKENSSPPEPALTDEEWSSVLTAVSRADEKPQLDVNFELFLRVYAEMQLRLKGGKKARERDGGQGIKRSSSSSAAFLTASTTTLLHTISESEKASYVGHINAYLAEDPFLKNALPVDPATDQLFHLTKDGVLLCKLINLAVPGTIDERAINTKRLLNLWEKNENHTLCLNSAKAIGCTVVNIGTQDLAEGRPHLILGLISQIIKIQLLADVNLKRTPQLVELVQDSQEMEELMSLSPEKILLRWMNFQLKKGGFQRTVTNFSSDIKDSEAYACLLNVLAPECSAKPSPMSVKDLLHRARLVLEHADRMGCKRYLAPKDIVAGLQNLNLAFVAHIFQKRNGLSKQMKQVSFVDGVSDDAQVSREERSFRLWINSLGISTYINNVFEDLRNGWVLLEVMDKVAPGSVNWKFANRPPIELPFRKVENCNQVLKIGKEIKFSLVNIAGHDIVQGNKKLILAFLWQLMRYNILQLLKNLRFHSNGKEITDNDILLWANKKVKDSGRQSQIGSFKDRSLSSGIFFVNLLSVVEPRVVNWSLVTKGEKDEEKQMNASYIISVARKLGCSIFLLPEDVMEVNQKMMLTLTASIMYWHLKRPTSYSVDPDNSSLCETSSISTSDDSASESSIDDSGTR, encoded by the exons ATGGGATTCGACGGACTGGTCGTCGTGTCCGACCCTTACCTGCAGCGCCGCTTCACGCAGGCGGACCTCCGCGCGCTCCAGGCACAG TACGCGGGGCTGCGGGACACGGCGCCCACCGGCAGGCTGCGGCTGCGGGACCTCCCCGCCGCGCTGACCGGCCTGGGGAGCCCCACCGCTATAGCCGCCGGTAAAGGGGAAGCGCTGCGCGGGGACGCCGGGAAAGAGAACAGCTCGCCGCCAGAGCCGGCGCTCACGGACGAGGAGTGGTCCTCCGTGCTCACGGCTGTCTCCCGCGCCGACGAGAAACCGCAGCTCGACGTCAACTTTGAGCTCTTCCTGCGCGTCTATGCCGAGATGCAGCTGCGGCTCAAGGGCGGGAAGAAGGCGCGCGAGCGCGACGGCGGCCAAGGCATTaagcgctcctcctcctcgtctgccgCCTTCCTCACGGCGTCCACCACCACGCTGCTGCACACCATCAGCGAATCTGAGAAGGCTTCCTACGTGGGCCACATCAATGCCTACCTCGCCGAGGATCCGTTCCTCAAGAACGCGCTGCCCGTCGATCCGGCCACCGACCAGCTCTTCCACCTCACTAAAGACGGCGTGTTGCTATG TAAGCTCATCAACTTGGCCGTGCCGGGGACCATCGACgagcgtgctatcaacaccaagagGCTGCTTAACTTGTGGGAGAAAAACGAGAACCACACCCTCTGTCTCAACTCTGCCAAGGCCATCGGCTGCACTGTTGTCAATATCGGCACGCAGGATCTCGCAGAGGGGAGG CCTCATCTTATCCTAGGGCTGATATCTCAGATTATCAAG ATACAACTATTGGCAGATGTAAACCTGAAGCGCACACCTCAGTTGGTCGAATTGGTTCAAGACAGCCAG GAGATGGAGGAGCTTATGAGCCTTTCTCCTGAAAAAATACTACTAAGGTGGATGAACTTTCAGCTGAAGAAAGGAGGTTTCCAGAGAACAGTAACAAATTTTTCATCGGATATAAAA GACAGTGAGGCATACGCTTGCTTGTTAAATGTCCTGGCTCCAGAATGCAGTGCTAAACCATCGCCAATGTCAGTAAAAGATCTTCTTCATAGAGCAAGATTAGTTCTTGAGCATGCGGATAGGATGGGCTGCAAAAGATATCTGGCCCCGAAAGACATAGTTGCTGGTTTACAAAATCTAAATCTCGCCTTTGTGGCTCATATCTTTCAAAAAAG GAATGGGTTGTCGAAACAAATGAAACAAGTTTCGTTTGTGGATGGAGTATCTGATGATGCTCAAGTTTCAAGGGAAGAGAGGTCATTTAGGCTATGGATTAACAGCCttggaatttctacatatataaacAATGTATTCGAAGATCTTAGAAATGG ATGGGTGCTCCTTGAGGTCATGGATAAGGTTGCTCCTGGTTCAGTTAATTGGAAGTTTGCAAACCGACCCCCAATAGAACTTCCATTCAGAAAAGTTGAAAACTGTAATCAAGTTCTGAAGATAGGAAAGGAAATAAAATTTTCCTTGGTGAATATTGCTGGTCATGATATTGTGCAAGGAAACAAGAAATTGATATTAG CTTTTCTCTGGCAATTGATGCGGTACAACATACTACAACTGCTGAAGAATCTTAGATTTCATTCGAATGGGAAGGAGATCACAGATAATGACATACTATTATGGGCTAACAAAAAGGTCAAGGATTCTGGAAGACAGTCTCAAATAGGAAGTTTCAAG GATAGAAGCCTTTCAAGTGGCATATTTTTTGTCAACTTACTAAGTGTTGTGGAGCCTCGCGTTGTGAATTGGAGCCTTGTAACCAAAGGAGAAAAAG ATGAAGAAAAACAAATGAATGCTTCCTACATCATCTCTGTTGCTAGAAAGCTTGGTTGCTCCATCTTCTTGCTGCCAGAGGATGTAATGGAG GTCAACCAGAAGATGATGCTGACTTTGACAGCAAGCATCATGTATTGGCATTTGAAAAGGCCAACATCATATTCAGTGGACCCTGACAACAGTAGTTTGTGTGAGACAAGTTCTATCTCAACTTCAGATGACTCAGCATCTGAATCATCAATTGATGATAGCGGAACTAGATAG